The Mercurialis annua linkage group LG7, ddMerAnnu1.2, whole genome shotgun sequence genome includes the window ggagtatatactTTCGTTCAAGTTATCTAGTGGCCTTACCTTTTTCCAAAAATGTAGCTTCGAACAGTTTAGAATAGATAAAATGAATCCATTTACCTTTTTCCAAAAATGAATCCGAACAGTTTAGACTCGTGTTTCTTCCCCTTTTAGAAAACAAGTAACTGGGGATGGTTCCAGGGGGCTATTCTCTTGTTTTTCAACCTCGGTATACTTGCATTCaggcaaatattttataaattgaagtgTTTATCTTGCTGATGCACAGTATGATGCTcctttttgaattgttttcttCATACATCGATTTCCATTCAGAGTATGGAGCTGATAATGATTTTGCAAACCCGTATTGGAATAACGATCTACTTGAACAATTGTAATTTCATTGCTTTTCAACAGTTTGCTTGAAAGATGTATCAGCATCTGTAACTATTGGAAGTGATGGCAACCAGGCACAGCCTTAATACATATGCAAAATAATGCCTGTAAAATAACTCATTAGAATCCAACAAATGCGTAAAATGTGATGGCTGGGAAACAAAAGTTATGGCTCCAACCGCTTAGATTCAACACTGCCATGTTTTACCTTTCCTTTATTTGTTTTCATTGTTTCCCTTAATAGCTTAGTTTCTAACTGACCGGATTCTTTAGGCCACAGTCCTGAGACCTGCTGTGATGATCGGTACAGAGGATAGAATTTTGAACAAGTGGGCACATTTTGTGAAAAAATATTCATTCCTTCCGCTATTTGGAGATGGAACTACCAAGTACGTAGTTGCTGTACAATTGCTCATGTGGTAGGgcgatattttttttttatcctaTGAATGTTCCTTAATAGTGTCCTTTTGGCAGAATCCAACCTGTGTATGTTATCGATGTTGCTGCTGCAATTATGGCTGCCTTGAAAGATGATGGAACTAGCATGGGAAAAGTTTACGAGCTTGGTGGCCCGGAAATCCTCACTGTGCATGAATTGGTAACTTTGCCCCATTATGCTTCTTTTTCAGCAATGCTGTTATCATATCACTAATGTTGGTTTGCACTATAGGCAGAAGTTATGTTTGACATGATTCGTGAATGGCCTCGTTATGTGAAAGTTCCATTCCCCATTGCTAAGGTAAAGATTTAACCTGCTGTAGTTCAGATAAGAAAGTTCTAAAAACTGCTATCAATGACTTGATATGCTCATGGTAATTCAAACACGTCTGCATGAATAGTAATATACCGGTAGTCAACATTATATAAAGCTCATGTTGGatcatctttttctttttcgcTATTTATAGTGGAGTATAATCTTTATCGGTGCTTCAAAAATGAAATTGTTATCCTTTTACGTGTATATGTACAAGAATATCCGCCATTTTATTAGAAACTTGTTCATGGACTATGAAGTTCTTGTATGTGTGTTATGGTCTGTTTCTGGTAGTACAAGGCGATTGCTTGCATTTTGATATTCAAATGAGATATTTCGTCTGATTGCACATGTGGTTTGATGAATGGTGTCAGGCAATTGCAATGCCACGGGAACTCTTACTTAACAAGGTTCCATTTCCATTACCCACTCCCAACATGTTTAATTTGGATGAGATCAATTCCCTTACTGTCGATACGGTTGTGTCAGAAAATGGTAAGTATAAAACTCTGCAGCATTTAGCACTTATTTCTTGTTTCTCGTCTCCATCTTAAGTTACTGGTGTATTTACTTGATATCCTATCTTTCCTGCAGCATTAACATTTCATGATCTTGGACTTGTTCCACATAAGTTGAAGGGCTACCCTGTGGAGTTTCTTATTTCATATCGCAAAGGTGGGCCAAATTTTGGTTCTACAATCAGTGAAAGAGTATCCCCGGACTCTTTTCCTTAAGTTTGTTGGTacggtattttttaaaatgtttccgGTCCACTACCGCGTTGGAAACTTTGGAATGCATAGGTGATGCCTTCATTTTCTTGACAATGAAAAGACGTAAAGTACACAATTACTGTGCTCGACGATTCTTCAACTGTTATGAGAGTCTCATTCTGTATCTGTTGTAGAGTTCTTTTGGATTACTAATAAGTTTCTGGTATAGGCATCATAGGTTTTCAAAGTGCAACCGGTTTCCATTGGGACACATTAGGAAAGAATAATGTTGAGTTGTACGATTATTGGATGCATCATGGGCATTTTTGTAAGTACCCAAAGAAAATATTCAGAACGTTTTTTTATAGCAGGTTACCATGTCTTGGGTTTACTTTTCATTATGCTTTCAAAAATTCAGTTTATTCACGAGTCTTTCATATAGGCTGCATCAGTTTTGTTCATTAGTTGGACAAATTCAGAAAATGGGCGTTGCTTCAGGGTGTCTGAGACAACTCAATTTTACGGTGCAGCTTGTATTGCGATATAGTAGGCTCAACTGTACAGTAGACCAAATGGTTCACAAGATCACTTGCAAATCCATCATATGACTctaaacaaattaaatcaaatctaTTGTATGTCTTGTaagtgtaaaataaaatatctggTCTCTTTAGTGAAGCTTAAAGGGGCAGCAGTTCGTGTTCTTTTAATAGTAGTTTTCTCTTCCCTTCGTCTAATTCATCTCTTGCTTTGGCTGATTCCTTAATGAAAACATAAGTTTTCGTTGATAGTATGATACGTGGTGTTGTTGAATTAAATATTCAATCAATAAAGagtatttaagtatttaacttTACTGGATAATTTGAACTCAGTTTCCGCTGCTTGTACAATTAATcgaaaattgataattttacaTGATGAGTTCGgtttatttaagaatttttctAGATTGTAGTTGAAGTCATTCCACCTAGGGCATAACTTTTGCCCAAAGTTCAAGTACCTTAACCAAAACACAAGAAAAGAAGCAACATCTCATGTCTCTAAGAAAACACCAGTAGTATCATTGTTGCCATTATCAAAACTATCAAACAGCTAATGGAGCCAGAAAGCAGCAACGCCTCGTTCGATCGTGCCTATTTGAAAGGAAGAAATGTTGGAGCAGCAATGACAATCCGCAATGGAGGTTCTACAGGCGAGCACCGGCGAGATAGTTGTTGCATTAACATTTATATAAACAATAACATTCAAGGAGTAAATAATTCTATCCTGCTCGGAAGTGAAGTAAAGCTGAGAGATCCTGGAGTTCATATATTCTTGGAAGACTTGAAGATGTGCATTGGGGAAACATGCATGGAATCgaataagaaaaagaagaacGAGAATGATTTAGGACACTCTAAGCTAGGGTTTCCTGCCATATTTACTGCATTTATCATAGTTCTCCTCTTATTTCTAACAATTTCTTAATTTCATTTCTCCAATAACTTGGTCTTTCATTAGTTACTTATTTTGTTGAGTTGATCTGACCCATGTCATAACTCATAATTATGTGTACTTAGTCGTTCAATACTTGGAGTTTGAACAATCCTTACGTACTAGTGTACAAAACACTTAAGCCATTGATATCACTCAACTATTCATATTATACTTTGGTTactgatattttttttgttttttttagttaattacgTTATATATTTGTTTCAATGACAAGTTCTTTCCTAATTTCAGATTAGAATACATAACAACCGCATCTCATGTGCCATTCACTTTTTTGTCATGCGTCATTCAGTCTAACGACATTATTTCAGTTTACTGCGTCAGTCAtaagttttgatattttgtaaatCGAAATAAATTTAGTCTAAATTGCATAAATTCAGTTCATGATTCGAGTTTGAGTAATGAAAACTACACACTCATAAtccaaatcaaactaaatttatgtttataaataaaagagttttatTTGGCTGAGTCCATGataatgtgtatatatatatactactaTCAATCTACCACTATGTTCCATTTTCAAAGa containing:
- the LOC126656348 gene encoding uncharacterized protein LOC126656348, which gives rise to MEPESSNASFDRAYLKGRNVGAAMTIRNGGSTGEHRRDSCCINIYINNNIQGVNNSILLGSEVKLRDPGVHIFLEDLKMCIGETCMESNKKKKNENDLGHSKLGFPAIFTAFIIVLLLFLTIS